From the genome of Canis lupus familiaris isolate Mischka breed German Shepherd chromosome 8, alternate assembly UU_Cfam_GSD_1.0, whole genome shotgun sequence, one region includes:
- the NPC2 gene encoding NPC intracellular cholesterol transporter 2 precursor: MRLLVAAFLLLALGASALAEPVHFKDCGSAVGVIKELNVNPCPAQPCKLHKGQSYSVNVTFTSNIPSQSSKAVVHGIVLGVAVPFPIPEADGCKSGINCPIQKDKTYSYLNKLPVKNEYPSIKLVVQWMLLGDNNQHLFCWEIPVQIEG, from the exons ATGCGTCTCTTGGTCGCCGCGTTCCTGCTCCTGGCGCTCGGCGCCTCGGCCCTGGCGGAGCCGGTGCATTTCAAGGACTGTG gtTCTGCAGTTGGAGTTATAAAAGAACTGAATGTGAACCCATGCCCTGCCCAGCCTTGCAAACTGCACAAAGGCCAATCTTACAGTGTCAATGTCACCTTCACCAGTA ataTTCCATCTCAAAGTAGCAAAGCCGTGGTGCATGGCATCGTGTTGGGCGTCGCAGTTCCCTTTCCCATTCCTGAGGCTGATGGTTGTAAGAGTGGAATCAACTGCCCCATCCAGAAAGATAAGACCTACAGCTACCTGAACAAACTGCCAGTGAAGAACGAATACCCCTCT aTAAAACTGGTGGTGCAGTGGATGCTTCTGGGCGACAACAATCAGCATCTCTTCTGCTGGGAAATCCCAGTTCAGATTGAAGGCTAG
- the ISCA2 gene encoding iron-sulfur cluster assembly 2 homolog, mitochondrial, whose translation MAAVGGLSVAVAALRAVTPWARGRLLAAFRGPQARRETSSSSPEAGEGQIHLTNSCVQRLLEITEGSEFLRLEVEGGGCSGFQYKFSLDTVINPDDRVFEQGGAKVVVDSDSLAFVKGAQVDFSQELIRSSFQVLNNPQAQQGCSCGSSFSIKL comes from the exons ATGGCGGCCGTCGGCGGGTTGTCTGTAGCGGTGGCTGCGTTAAGGGCGGTCACTCCGTGGGCAAGGGGCAG GCTCCTCGCGGCCTTTCGCGGACCTCAGGCTCGTCGGGAAACGTCGTCCTCCAGCCCCGAGGCCGGCGAAGGGCAGATCCACCTCACTAACAGCTGCGTCCAG AGGCTTCTGGAAATCACCGAAGGGTCAGAATTCCTCAGGCTGGAAGTGGAGGGAGGTGGATGCTCCGGATTCCAATACAAATTTTCACTGGATACAGTTATCAACCCCGACGACAG GGTATTTGAACAGGGTGGGGCAAAAGTGGTGGTTGACTCTGATAGCTTGGCCTTCGTGAAAGGGGCCCAGGTGGACTTCAGCCAAGAACTGATCCGAAGCTCGTTTCAAGTGTTGAACAATCCTCAAGCACAGCAAGGCTGCTCCTGTGGATCATCCTTCTCTATCAAACTTTGA